The following coding sequences are from one Myxococcales bacterium window:
- a CDS encoding PilZ domain-containing protein yields MTAPCALPVEARDGNRRAYRLALAIGAEGASFETPLPFEPGSLVDLRFRLPDGQGPFEVRGRAELLGDDAEGDGEHGCMAVSFPEAPRATKELLGQYVRMRLGLTPA; encoded by the coding sequence ATGACAGCGCCTTGCGCCCTGCCCGTCGAAGCGCGGGACGGGAACCGCCGTGCCTATCGCTTGGCCCTGGCCATCGGCGCCGAGGGCGCCTCCTTCGAAACTCCCCTGCCCTTCGAGCCGGGCAGCCTGGTGGACCTGCGTTTTCGCCTGCCCGACGGCCAAGGGCCCTTCGAGGTGCGGGGCCGCGCAGAGTTGCTGGGTGACGACGCCGAAGGCGACGGTGAGCACGGCTGCATGGCCGTGTCCTTTCCCGAGGCGCCACGCGCCACCAAAGAGCTGCTTGGACAATACGTACGCATGCGGCTAGGTCTGACCCC